ATCAAACCGAAGCTCCCTCCAACAATGTTCAAGAGTGAACTTGGCATTGTAGTCATTAAAGAAGATGTCATGAGCCGCCTTCATGACATCATTCTCAGTTTGTCCACTGGCTTGCTTCTTCAAAGCAGCTTCGTGACATCCCACGAACTTGCAAACCTGTTCATTAACCCTACCCCACCTATGCTTACATTGACTCCACTCCCTAGGAATGGAGCCAACGAGCAGAGGGCTTGCATTCACACACTCCTCTATGCGCTTCCAAAATGAGCCAGCCTTCTGCTCATTACTCACGATTGGATCCTTGCTGgtgttcaaccaagcactgATCAGCACCACATCTTCTTTGGTTGTCCACTTCCGCCTTTCCGCAGGTTTTGGAACCTCAGAACAACCAATATCTATTGGTTGACTGCTCTGGGAGGCAAGGAGGTTAACGAACCCGTGAGAGTTAAGGGAAATTGGTTCCATTTAGTTTTAGATAGAAGTTTTAAAAGTTTGGTGTGTTTTGAGATGTGGATCAtgcctatgttttaatactagTTTTAGTGTTAGAAAGTACAACAAATTGATTACGTGTGTGTGTTTGTCT
The window above is part of the Brassica napus cultivar Da-Ae chromosome C3, Da-Ae, whole genome shotgun sequence genome. Proteins encoded here:
- the LOC125584443 gene encoding glutathione S-transferase T3-like, which gives rise to MEPISLNSHGFVNLLASQSSQPIDIGCSEVPKPAERRKWTTKEDVVLISAWLNTSKDPIVSNEQKAGSFWKRIEECVNASPLLVGSIPREWSQCKHRWGRVNEQVCKFVGCHEAALKKQASGQTENDVMKAAHDIFFNDYNAKFTLEHCWRELRFDQKWRSHTSTRDGAKEKRKEPTKEVGGEEDVRPPGVKASKAEKRKKHFNEPAFDQIESILEAKNNLSKHKLLDRLLGKNAETLSDQERALKNKLISEML